The Epinephelus lanceolatus isolate andai-2023 chromosome 11, ASM4190304v1, whole genome shotgun sequence genome window below encodes:
- the LOC117262140 gene encoding uncharacterized protein LOC117262140 isoform X2 — MISCLLKNQEAVKATLCKQNYNGVGQTTEACDHPQTMQVQNMAENWRSPYPYQQNPGGQPGFQCQQQGPSVPNQPSSPYPPSPPPLFHPGLPCPMASCSAPAGTPSGGTPQMTLSQLYAQPRPSIQPPTQPPTYSLLRYILQEIRDLVKAPSQSGTHQEAPNPILSTANPDGRVQAGPSREGSRGNVNPGLQCSQYLMQATLKVQTPTTAQAPPQQKNLKDSARTRLLPLHSPDPSSSSEGDLGPLSSYSPTSPRLTVQLSEEALESRNEGHLSVQALSQETCEILEQEYGVLPEHVECFHWRLPDGVPTTIEHKDLVKKLRTLLHPVPAGPFCQLVRSFPIKLRKRLRRVRFSSYIIRKAENKWLQREHLRLTEQEIANLRNQVLELTQAKDALQQQLVGYQALQQEVRMLRDQVASYRRLRMVGISAYVSDGQQLDSNTG; from the coding sequence GTGCAGAACATGGCTGAGAACTGGAGATCCCCATATCCATACCAGCAGAACCCGGGGGGCCAACCTGGGTTCCAGTGCCAGCAGCAGGGGCCAAGTGTACCAAACCAGCCTTCTTCGCCATATCCGCCATCTCCACCTCCACTATTCCACCCAGGGTTACCCTGCCCAATGGCCAGCTGTTCTGCACCAGCCGGCACCCCCAGCGGAGGCACTCCCCAGATGACGCTGTCACAGCTCTACGCTCAACCCCGACCATCAATTCAGCCACCAACCCAACCTCCCACCTACTCCCTGCTCCGCTACATACTGCAAGAGATCCGGGACCTGGTCAAAGCCCCCAGTCAGAGTGGGACCCACCAAGAGGCGCCCAACCCAATCCTCAGTACTGCTAATCCGGATGGCAGAGTCCAGGCGGGTCCCAGCCGAGAAGGAAGCCGGGGGAACGTGAATCCAGGCCTGCAGTGTTCCCAATACCTGATGCAGGCCACATTAAAGGTTCAGACACCCACCACAGCGCAGGCACCGCCTCAGCAGAAAAACCTTAAGGACAGTGCCCGCACCAGGTTGCTGCCATTGCACTCCCCTGACCCATCGTCATCGTCAGAGGGCGATCTTGGACCACTGTCGTCCTATTCACCTACCAGCCCACGGCTCACAGTGCAACTCTCAGAGGAGGCCCTGGAATCCCGCAATGAGGGTCACCTGTCAGTACAGGCCCTATCACAGGAAACATGTGAGATCTTGGAGCAGGAGTATGGCGTGCTCCCAGAACATGTGGAATGTTTCCACTGGAGACTACCTGATGGAGTGCCAACTACGATAGAGCACAAAGACTTGGTAAAGAAGCTACGCACCCTGCTCCATCCTGTTCCAGCAGGTCCTTTCTGCCAACTTGTGCGCAGTTTTCCCATAAAACTGCGGAAAAGACTCCGCAGAGTTCGCTTTAGCTCCTACATAATCAGAAAGGCTGAGAACAAATGGCTGCAGAGGGAACACCTGCGGCTAACTGAACAAGAGATAGCCAATCTGCGTAACCAAGTCCTGGAGCTGACCCAGGCTAAGGATGCCTTACAACAACAACTGGTCGGATATCAGGCCCTGCAACAGGAGGTTAGAATGCTGAGGGACCAGGTGGCGTCCTATCGGCGACTGCGGATGGTGGGCATATCTGCCTATGTGTCTGATGGACAACAACTGGACAGCAATACTGGCTAA
- the LOC117262140 gene encoding uncharacterized protein LOC117262140 isoform X3 — MQVQNMAENWRSPYPYQQNPGGQPGFQCQQQGPSVPNQPSSPYPPSPPPLFHPGLPCPMASCSAPAGTPSGGTPQMTLSQLYAQPRPSIQPPTQPPTYSLLRYILQEIRDLVKAPSQSGTHQEAPNPILSTANPDGRVQAGPSREGSRGNVNPGLQCSQYLMQATLKVQTPTTAQAPPQQKNLKDSARTRLLPLHSPDPSSSSEGDLGPLSSYSPTSPRLTVQLSEEALESRNEGHLSVQALSQETCEILEQEYGVLPEHVECFHWRLPDGVPTTIEHKDLVKKLRTLLHPVPAGPFCQLVRSFPIKLRKRLRRVRFSSYIIRKAENKWLQREHLRLTEQEIANLRNQVLELTQAKDALQQQLVGYQALQQEVRMLRDQVASYRRLRMVGISAYVSDGQQLDSNTG; from the coding sequence GTGCAGAACATGGCTGAGAACTGGAGATCCCCATATCCATACCAGCAGAACCCGGGGGGCCAACCTGGGTTCCAGTGCCAGCAGCAGGGGCCAAGTGTACCAAACCAGCCTTCTTCGCCATATCCGCCATCTCCACCTCCACTATTCCACCCAGGGTTACCCTGCCCAATGGCCAGCTGTTCTGCACCAGCCGGCACCCCCAGCGGAGGCACTCCCCAGATGACGCTGTCACAGCTCTACGCTCAACCCCGACCATCAATTCAGCCACCAACCCAACCTCCCACCTACTCCCTGCTCCGCTACATACTGCAAGAGATCCGGGACCTGGTCAAAGCCCCCAGTCAGAGTGGGACCCACCAAGAGGCGCCCAACCCAATCCTCAGTACTGCTAATCCGGATGGCAGAGTCCAGGCGGGTCCCAGCCGAGAAGGAAGCCGGGGGAACGTGAATCCAGGCCTGCAGTGTTCCCAATACCTGATGCAGGCCACATTAAAGGTTCAGACACCCACCACAGCGCAGGCACCGCCTCAGCAGAAAAACCTTAAGGACAGTGCCCGCACCAGGTTGCTGCCATTGCACTCCCCTGACCCATCGTCATCGTCAGAGGGCGATCTTGGACCACTGTCGTCCTATTCACCTACCAGCCCACGGCTCACAGTGCAACTCTCAGAGGAGGCCCTGGAATCCCGCAATGAGGGTCACCTGTCAGTACAGGCCCTATCACAGGAAACATGTGAGATCTTGGAGCAGGAGTATGGCGTGCTCCCAGAACATGTGGAATGTTTCCACTGGAGACTACCTGATGGAGTGCCAACTACGATAGAGCACAAAGACTTGGTAAAGAAGCTACGCACCCTGCTCCATCCTGTTCCAGCAGGTCCTTTCTGCCAACTTGTGCGCAGTTTTCCCATAAAACTGCGGAAAAGACTCCGCAGAGTTCGCTTTAGCTCCTACATAATCAGAAAGGCTGAGAACAAATGGCTGCAGAGGGAACACCTGCGGCTAACTGAACAAGAGATAGCCAATCTGCGTAACCAAGTCCTGGAGCTGACCCAGGCTAAGGATGCCTTACAACAACAACTGGTCGGATATCAGGCCCTGCAACAGGAGGTTAGAATGCTGAGGGACCAGGTGGCGTCCTATCGGCGACTGCGGATGGTGGGCATATCTGCCTATGTGTCTGATGGACAACAACTGGACAGCAATACTGGCTAA
- the LOC117262140 gene encoding uncharacterized protein LOC117262140 isoform X4: protein MAENWRSPYPYQQNPGGQPGFQCQQQGPSVPNQPSSPYPPSPPPLFHPGLPCPMASCSAPAGTPSGGTPQMTLSQLYAQPRPSIQPPTQPPTYSLLRYILQEIRDLVKAPSQSGTHQEAPNPILSTANPDGRVQAGPSREGSRGNVNPGLQCSQYLMQATLKVQTPTTAQAPPQQKNLKDSARTRLLPLHSPDPSSSSEGDLGPLSSYSPTSPRLTVQLSEEALESRNEGHLSVQALSQETCEILEQEYGVLPEHVECFHWRLPDGVPTTIEHKDLVKKLRTLLHPVPAGPFCQLVRSFPIKLRKRLRRVRFSSYIIRKAENKWLQREHLRLTEQEIANLRNQVLELTQAKDALQQQLVGYQALQQEVRMLRDQVASYRRLRMVGISAYVSDGQQLDSNTG from the coding sequence ATGGCTGAGAACTGGAGATCCCCATATCCATACCAGCAGAACCCGGGGGGCCAACCTGGGTTCCAGTGCCAGCAGCAGGGGCCAAGTGTACCAAACCAGCCTTCTTCGCCATATCCGCCATCTCCACCTCCACTATTCCACCCAGGGTTACCCTGCCCAATGGCCAGCTGTTCTGCACCAGCCGGCACCCCCAGCGGAGGCACTCCCCAGATGACGCTGTCACAGCTCTACGCTCAACCCCGACCATCAATTCAGCCACCAACCCAACCTCCCACCTACTCCCTGCTCCGCTACATACTGCAAGAGATCCGGGACCTGGTCAAAGCCCCCAGTCAGAGTGGGACCCACCAAGAGGCGCCCAACCCAATCCTCAGTACTGCTAATCCGGATGGCAGAGTCCAGGCGGGTCCCAGCCGAGAAGGAAGCCGGGGGAACGTGAATCCAGGCCTGCAGTGTTCCCAATACCTGATGCAGGCCACATTAAAGGTTCAGACACCCACCACAGCGCAGGCACCGCCTCAGCAGAAAAACCTTAAGGACAGTGCCCGCACCAGGTTGCTGCCATTGCACTCCCCTGACCCATCGTCATCGTCAGAGGGCGATCTTGGACCACTGTCGTCCTATTCACCTACCAGCCCACGGCTCACAGTGCAACTCTCAGAGGAGGCCCTGGAATCCCGCAATGAGGGTCACCTGTCAGTACAGGCCCTATCACAGGAAACATGTGAGATCTTGGAGCAGGAGTATGGCGTGCTCCCAGAACATGTGGAATGTTTCCACTGGAGACTACCTGATGGAGTGCCAACTACGATAGAGCACAAAGACTTGGTAAAGAAGCTACGCACCCTGCTCCATCCTGTTCCAGCAGGTCCTTTCTGCCAACTTGTGCGCAGTTTTCCCATAAAACTGCGGAAAAGACTCCGCAGAGTTCGCTTTAGCTCCTACATAATCAGAAAGGCTGAGAACAAATGGCTGCAGAGGGAACACCTGCGGCTAACTGAACAAGAGATAGCCAATCTGCGTAACCAAGTCCTGGAGCTGACCCAGGCTAAGGATGCCTTACAACAACAACTGGTCGGATATCAGGCCCTGCAACAGGAGGTTAGAATGCTGAGGGACCAGGTGGCGTCCTATCGGCGACTGCGGATGGTGGGCATATCTGCCTATGTGTCTGATGGACAACAACTGGACAGCAATACTGGCTAA
- the LOC117262140 gene encoding uncharacterized protein LOC117262140 isoform X1: MPPRRNRGPGGQHAWRADRTGAEFGVTAMGHCQRGCHQRIPQREAPCPQWLAMNLMSCHLMAAGTVMRAQAQKEQREQRERRQKEKKENKAAAQKAAVQKQAGLETQRGQTKTQATQTEETQAPERDQPLGRPGQGRPEGPDSTGGGIKVGVIAAVLLTLLLILAGVKQSEGVEQGGQGQEQVGECAVALGTIAAKQGKIPYREIVSLTYYKSHAYVDILVEGSGGIGLHGRSIGPRCSAEGKVTARVMCDMRGGTDTDTGRSIPLKVAHQWLQLDPVPQRKSRAVRARRVEVIRTTTWKSNKFYQWLEYSAKQVTNSLCIACHRNRGLPRVRPLPDIEECARTFFCFTQCTMWMAAGRGKHTNNTAICPVSLKGAPEPIKQEYQVPPVVHLAQDIVFPFCIARGEGIESVLDNSTSLNATREAEVLIQCRHENITNDGVADSRRQEKICNTTEEAKIQCGQVISGASKNSTIW, translated from the coding sequence ATGCCTCCCCGCAGGAACAGGGGACCAGGAGGTCAGCACGCTTGGCGAGCAGACAGGACCGGGGCAGAGTTCGGAGTGACAGCAATGGGTCACTGCCAGAGAGGGTGTCATCAGAGAATACCTCAGAGGGAGGCTCCCTGTCCACAGTGGCTGGCGATGAACCTCATGAGTTGTCATCTGATGGCCGCGGGGACGGTGATGAGGGCCCAAGCACAGAAagaacagagagagcagagggagcggaggcagaaggagaagaaggagaataAAGCAGCAGCCCAGAAGGCAGCAGTTCAGAAGCAGGCGGGCCTAGAGACACAGAGGGGTCAGACGAAGACACAGGCAACGCAGACAGAGGAGACACAGGCCCCAGAGAGGGATCAGCCCCTCGGTAGACCAGGCCAGGGAAGGCCTGAAGGCCCAGACAGTACGGGGGGAGGAATTAAAGTGGGAGTAATAGCTGCAGTACTACTAACTCTATTGCTCATCCTGGCAGGAGTGAAGCAAAGTGAAGGAGTAGAGCAGGGTGGACAAGGCCAGGAGCAAGTAGGTGAGTGTGCAGTGGCACTAGGGACCATAGCCGCAAAGCAGGGCAAGATACCATACAGAGAGATAGTTTCATTAACCTACTATAAATCACATGCTTACGTTGACATATTGGTGGAGGGTTCAGGAGGCATTGGGTTGCATGGCCGGTCCATAGGACCACGCTGTAGTGCAGAGGGGAAGGTGACAGCAAGAGTTATGTGTGACATGAGAGGTGGCACCGACACAGATACAGGGCGCAGCATACCTTTAAAGGTAGCCCACCAGTGGCTTCAGTTGGACCCAGTACCCCAGAGAAAATCAAGGGCTGTGAGGGCACGGAGAGTAGAGGTAATAAGAACAACCACCTGGAAGTCCAACAAATTCTATCAATGGTTAGAATACTCCGCGAAACAAGTCACTAATAGCTTATGTATAGCATGTCACAGGAATAGGGGCCTACCCAGGGTCAGGCCTCTCCCAGACATAGAGGAATGCGCAcgcacatttttctgttttacacaGTGCACCATGTGGATGGCAGCAGGAAGAGGGAAGCACACTAATAACACTGCAATCTGTCCTGTAAGTCTTAAAGGTGCCCCAGAACCAATCAAACAGGAGTATCAAGTACCTCCAGTAGTGCATTTGGCACAAGATATTGTATTCCCATTTTGTATAGCACGAGGAGAGGGGATAGAGAGCGTGTTAGACAACTCCACCTCTCTCAACGCTACCAGAGAGGCGGAAGTGCTGATCCAGTGCAGGCATGAAAATATCACAAATGACGGAGTTGCAGACTCCCGCAGACAGGAAAAGATATGTAACACCACTGAAGAAGCCAAAATTCAGTGTGGGCAGGTGATCAGCGGCGCTTCAAAGAATTCAACTATATGGTGA